The segment GGCCATGACGCGACGCCCCCGCCGGGCGGGGCGGAGGCGTCGCAGGGCGGCCGATGGCTACTTGATCGGGATCTCGATGCGGCGGCCCAGCAGGTGGATCTCGACCTGGCCGCCGCGGCTGGCGATGCGGAAGAGGTCGAGCTGGCGCTCGCCGACGGGAATAGGCTCGCCGAGGCCATCGGGGGCGCGTCCGGCCTCGACTTGCGCGAGGATCTCGTCGGCCCGGCCGAAGTACCGATCGGCGGGGACCAGCAGGCCGCCCAGGGCCGTGTGGGTGCGACGGAAGTTGTAGAAGCCGATCCAGGCCCGCAGCCGGCGCTGGGCCTCGCCCAGGTCGAAGAAGGTCTCCTGGTTGAAGAGCTCCTTGGCGAGGTTCGCGTTTAGCACTTCCAGTTTCCCGTTGGTAGGCGCCTGCTTGGCGATCAACTGGTCGACTTCCATCTCGTCGAGGAGGCGGGTGAACTGGCTGACGCCGCGCCATGCGTAGAAGGCGCTGCCACCGTCGCTCATGGCCTTCTCGGGCCGCCCGTGGCGGTTCACCGCATCCGAGAAGGTCTCGATCACGGCCGCCGCCCGCTCGCCGTCCCAGATGGCGCCGCCGACGATGAAGCGGGAGTAGTCGTCGAGGATGAGCAGCGTGTGGATGGGCTGCTTGTGGATGTACCGGTGCAGGAAGTCGAGGTGC is part of the Candidatus Tanganyikabacteria bacterium genome and harbors:
- a CDS encoding DDE-type integrase/transposase/recombinase, which encodes MSTHTVRCVLEEHGYVTPKSRRQEAHDQRYEAVRPNQLWHLDFLHRYIHKQPIHTLLILDDYSRFIVGGAIWDGERAAAVIETFSDAVNRHGRPEKAMSDGGSAFYAWRGVSQFTRLLDEMEVDQLIAKQAPTNGKLEVLNANLAKELFNQETFFDLGEAQRRLRAWIGFYNFRRTHTALGGLLVPADRYFGRADEILAQVEAGRAPDGLGEPIPVGERQLDLFRIASRGGQVEIHLLGRRIEIPIK